The following coding sequences are from one Portunus trituberculatus isolate SZX2019 chromosome 6, ASM1759143v1, whole genome shotgun sequence window:
- the LOC123516477 gene encoding probable H/ACA ribonucleoprotein complex subunit 1, producing the protein MSWRGRGGGGGGGGWGRGGGGGGGGGGGGWGRGGGGRGGGGGRGGYYDQGPPDHVVPFGSLVNTCQGDLVCLVSHQDVPHFNAPIYLENKEQIGKVDEIFGTVMEKYVSVKLNENIKASSFNQDFKIYINPAKLLPIHMFTNSKPSGRGGRGGRGGGGRGGRGGGFGRGGGRGGFGRGGGGGRGGGGGFGRGGGGGFGRGGGGGFGRGGGRGGGGGFGRSGGGISKRY; encoded by the exons ATGTCgtggcgaggaagaggaggtggcggcggcggtggtggctggggaagaggaggaggaggcggcggcggcggcggcggcggcggctggggaaggggaggtggtggaagaggaggaggaggtggaagaggcggATATTACGACCAAGGACCACCTGaccat GTGGTGCCATTTGGTAGTTTGGTGAACACTTGCCAGGGTGACTTGGTGTGCCTAGTGTCTCACCAGGATGTGCCACACTTCAACGCACCAATCTACTTGGAGAAcaaggaacag ATTGGCAAAGTGGACGAGATCTTTGGCACAGTTATGGAAAAATATGTATCGGTGAAACTCAACGAGAACATCAAGGCGTCCTCCTTCAACCAAGactttaag aTCTACATCAACCCTGCCAAGTTGCTGCCAATCCACATGTTTACAAACAGTAAGCCTTCGGggcgtggtggtcgtggtggcaggggtggtggaggcagaggagggagag GTGGCGGctttggcagaggaggaggtagaggcggctttggaagaggaggtggaggtggaagaggaggaggaggagggtttggaagaggtggaggaggagggtttggaagaggtggaggcggcggctttggaagaggaggaggaagaggaggaggaggagggtttgggagatctggtggtggtatttcaaagaggtactga
- the LOC123516430 gene encoding uncharacterized protein LOC123516430 isoform X1, which translates to MAVNTHRGKPPVRAIVLVSNWIILLSVCLGVVERVVALKECEVDVVVVAGGEQHTFTEDSSKAKISQITLFGKVEDGFEGFSINVEGTGGIVSSAWFPADHECFPDKDTWYQLLTFSQIKNNDTTIMFGFETRHCRKECKSDTAPQSLQQQSVEVYGASHWSEDIPRGDNCTVNTPKAIRFHGKHSTCSKRPTPMSTMNIIVVVLLVVVPLVGILLLILLYVIKKRAAPSGPHTEGHTAKERLAMFPLHFWRRQQYSQRCSSSDDPANTTESG; encoded by the exons ATGGCAGTGAACACACACAGGGGTAAGCCACCAGTGAGGGCAATAGTGCTGGTGTCTAACTGGATAATATTGTTGTCAGTGTGCCTTGGGGTGGTGGAAAGAGTGGTGGCCCTGAAGGAGTGTGAAGTtgatgtagtagtggtggcaggagGAGAGCAACACACCTTCACTGAGGACAGTTCAAAGGCTAAAATATCTCAAATAACTCTGTTTGGGAAGGTGGAGGACGGCTTTGAGGGATTCAGCATCAATGTGGAGGGAACAGGTGGCATTGTTTCCAGTGCCTGGTTCCCTGCAGACCATGAATGCTTCCCTGACAAGGACACTTGGTACCAGCTCCTGACATTTTCACAGATCAAGAACAACGACACTACCATTATGTTTGGCTTTGAGACCAGACACTGCCGCAAGGAGTGTAAGAGCGACACAGCCCCACAAAGCCTGCAGCAGCAGAGTGTGGAGGTTTACGGGGCCTCTCACTGGAGTGAAGACATCCCCCGGGGGGATAACTGTACCGTTAACACACCGAAAGCCATCCGTTTCCATGGCAAGCATTCCACCTGCAGCAAACGCCCCACCCCCATGTCCACGATGAACataatagtggtggtactgttggtggtggtaccgTTGGTGGGTATACTACTGCTCATCCTGCTGTACGTGATCAAGAAGAGAGCAGCGCCTT CAGGTCCACACACTGAGGGTCACACTGCCAAGGAAAGATTGGCCATGTTCCCTCTACATTTTTGGAGAAGGCAACAGTACAGCCAGAGGTGCAGCTCTTCTG ACGATCCAGCCAACACCACAGAGTCCGGCTAG
- the LOC123516474 gene encoding LOW QUALITY PROTEIN: 39S ribosomal protein L15, mitochondrial-like (The sequence of the model RefSeq protein was modified relative to this genomic sequence to represent the inferred CDS: inserted 1 base in 1 codon), whose translation MASQGTEKALALLRRLPRVSLGNLKPNPGAVKNAKRGRGIHGGKTHGAGSKGSGQRQNFMRLGYETGNNPFYLRFPYQNYYKGHHMRLSYAPLCLGKLQRMIDTGRLRTDTPTDITQLSATHLITVNPADKMGGVMLTDEGMDHFEARVNLEVQWATEAVIAAVERNGGTITVAYYDPISLQAALDPMAFFSRGVAIPRRMLPPQNLIAYYSDPKNRGYLADPDEVARERFVLAQKYGYKLPNIRDLTQEAMLLERKDPRQVFYGLEPGWVVNLQDKXILKPTDPELLEHYLS comes from the exons ATGGCTTCCCAGGGCACGGAGAAAGCACTGGCACTGCTAAGGAGGCTACCCAGAGTATCCCTAGGGAACCTCAAGCCAAACCCCGGGGCTGTTAAGAAT GCGAAGCGAGGGCGTGGCATTCATGGGGGAAAAACTCACGGCGCTGGCAGCAAGGGTTCAGGCCAGCGGCAGAACTTCATGAGGCTTGGCTATGAGACTGGCAATAACCCCTTCTACCTCCGCTTCCCCTACCAGAACTACTACAAGGGACACCA CATGAGACTGTCATACGCGCCGCTGTGCCTGGGCAAGCTGCAGCGCATGATTGACACTGGCAGGCTGCGCACAGACACCCCCACTGACATCACCCAGCTCAGCGCCACACACCTCATCACCGTCAACCCCGCAGACAAGATGGGCGGTGTTATGCTGACAGACGAg GGTATGGACCACTTTGAAGCGAGGGTGAACCTGGAGGTACAGTGGGCGACAGAGGCGGTGATTGCGGCGGTGGAGCGGAACGGGGGCACCATCACAGTCGCTTATTATGACCCCATCTCCCTGCAGGCTGCTCTTGACCCCATGGCCTTCTTCAGCAGAG GAGTGGCCATACCCCGCCGCATGTTGCCACCACAGAACCTCATTGCCTACTACAGTGACCCCAAGAACCGCGGCTATCTGGCTGACCCCGATGAGGTGGCCAGGGAGAGGTTTGTGCTGGCCCAG AAATATGGATACAAGTTGCCAAACATCCGAGACTTGACACAGGAGGCGATGCTGCTTGAGAGGAAGGACCCACGGCAGGTGTTCTATGGACTGGAGCCGGGCTGGGTTGTCAACTTACAGGACA TTATTCTCAAGCCCACTGATCCTGAACTGCTGGAACACTACTtgtcttag
- the LOC123516468 gene encoding cyclin-H-like, whose translation MYGSSTQFRSWTFKDEHELKRLRVQANADFIDKFGADMTAEQRMQHFLTAEEEHLMVRSYEHSLRDFCKKFRDPRDGRIRMLPSATTTAQHYFKRFYIYNSVMDYHPKEILVTCVYLACKIEEFYVTINDFVHNVRGDKKKAIEIILNNELQLTQELQFNLIIHQPFRPVEGLLIDIKTRFPQLHDPERLRPYIEDFLERVNLTDAILLYSPGQIALAAVTTAVSRLGENLDHYVTDILFPEEQKHHLSVLIEAVRKIKKMVKNTEPPLSDSVKKEIEAKLERCRNQQNNPNSSQYRANYSEWDDEDLPIASSPFSGDVSMGVERIRSPSAY comes from the exons ATGTACGGCAGCAGCACACAGTTTCGCAGTTGGACTTTCAAGGACGAGCATGAATTGAAGCGGCTGAGAGTGCAGGCCAACGCGGACTTCATTGACAAGTTCGGAGCGGACATGACG GCGGAGCAGAGAATGCAGCACTTCCTGACGGCAGAAGAGGAACACTtgatg GTCAGGTCGTACGAACACTCTCTGCGGGACTTCTGCAAAAAGTTCCGAGATCCACGTGACGGACGGATCAGAATGCtgccctccgccaccaccaccgcccagcATTACTTCAAACGCTTTTACATCTACAATTCAGTCATGGATTATCACCCTAAGGAGATCCT AGTGACCTGCGTGTACCTGGCCTGCAAGATTGAGGAGTTTTACGTGACCATTAACGATTTTGTCCACAACGTGAGAGGGGACAAGAAGAAGGCCATCGAAATTATACTAAACAATGAATTACAGCTAACTCAAGAGCTACAGTTTAATCTCATTATTCACCAGCCCTTCAGACCAGTGGAGGGATTGCTCATTGATATCAag acCAGGTTTCCACAGCTGCACGACCCGGAGAGGCTGCGTCCATACATTGAGGATTTCCTGGAGAGAGTTAACCTGACCGACGCcattcttctctattctcccggccag ATAGCGCTGGCGGCGGTGACCACAGCGGTGAGTCGGCTTGGTGAGAACTTGGACCATTATGTGACGGACATTCTCTTCCCGGAGGAGCAGAAACACCACCTCTCCGTCCTTATCGAGGCCGTCAGGA aaataaagaaaatggtgaagaaCACGGAACCGCCACTGTCGGACTCTGTGAAGAAGGAGATAGAGGCCAAATTAGAACGCTGCCGAAATCAACAAAACAACCCAAATTCATCACAGTATCGCGCTAATTACTCGGAGTGGGATGACGAGGACCTCCCCATCGCCTCCTCCCCCTTCAGCGGCGATGTGTCCATGGGGGTGGAGCGAATTAGATCTCCCTCGGCTTACTAA
- the LOC123516430 gene encoding uncharacterized protein LOC123516430 isoform X2, translating to MAVNTHRGKPPVRAIVLVSNWIILLSVCLGVVERVVALKECEVDVVVVAGGEQHTFTEDSSKAKISQITLFGKVEDGFEGFSINVEGTGGIVSSAWFPADHECFPDKDTWYQLLTFSQIKNNDTTIMFGFETRHCRKECKSDTAPQSLQQQSVEVYGASHWSEDIPRGDNCTVNTPKAIRFHGKHSTCSKRPTPMSTMNIIVVVLLVVVPLVGILLLILLYVIKKRAAPCPHTEGHTAKERLAMFPLHFWRRQQYSQRCSSSDDPANTTESG from the exons ATGGCAGTGAACACACACAGGGGTAAGCCACCAGTGAGGGCAATAGTGCTGGTGTCTAACTGGATAATATTGTTGTCAGTGTGCCTTGGGGTGGTGGAAAGAGTGGTGGCCCTGAAGGAGTGTGAAGTtgatgtagtagtggtggcaggagGAGAGCAACACACCTTCACTGAGGACAGTTCAAAGGCTAAAATATCTCAAATAACTCTGTTTGGGAAGGTGGAGGACGGCTTTGAGGGATTCAGCATCAATGTGGAGGGAACAGGTGGCATTGTTTCCAGTGCCTGGTTCCCTGCAGACCATGAATGCTTCCCTGACAAGGACACTTGGTACCAGCTCCTGACATTTTCACAGATCAAGAACAACGACACTACCATTATGTTTGGCTTTGAGACCAGACACTGCCGCAAGGAGTGTAAGAGCGACACAGCCCCACAAAGCCTGCAGCAGCAGAGTGTGGAGGTTTACGGGGCCTCTCACTGGAGTGAAGACATCCCCCGGGGGGATAACTGTACCGTTAACACACCGAAAGCCATCCGTTTCCATGGCAAGCATTCCACCTGCAGCAAACGCCCCACCCCCATGTCCACGATGAACataatagtggtggtactgttggtggtggtaccgTTGGTGGGTATACTACTGCTCATCCTGCTGTACGTGATCAAGAAGAGAGCAGCGCCTT GTCCACACACTGAGGGTCACACTGCCAAGGAAAGATTGGCCATGTTCCCTCTACATTTTTGGAGAAGGCAACAGTACAGCCAGAGGTGCAGCTCTTCTG ACGATCCAGCCAACACCACAGAGTCCGGCTAG
- the LOC123516430 gene encoding uncharacterized protein LOC123516430 isoform X3, with amino-acid sequence MAVNTHRGKPPVRAIVLVSNWIILLSVCLGVVERVVALKECEVDVVVVAGGEQHTFTEDSSKAKISQITLFGKVEDGFEGFSINVEGTGGIVSSAWFPADHECFPDKDTWYQLLTFSQIKNNDTTIMFGFETRHCRKECKSDTAPQSLQQQSVEVYGASHWSEDIPRGDNCTVNTPKAIRFHGKHSTCSKRPTPMSTMNIIVVVLLVVVPLVGILLLILLYVIKKRAAPYDPANTTESG; translated from the exons ATGGCAGTGAACACACACAGGGGTAAGCCACCAGTGAGGGCAATAGTGCTGGTGTCTAACTGGATAATATTGTTGTCAGTGTGCCTTGGGGTGGTGGAAAGAGTGGTGGCCCTGAAGGAGTGTGAAGTtgatgtagtagtggtggcaggagGAGAGCAACACACCTTCACTGAGGACAGTTCAAAGGCTAAAATATCTCAAATAACTCTGTTTGGGAAGGTGGAGGACGGCTTTGAGGGATTCAGCATCAATGTGGAGGGAACAGGTGGCATTGTTTCCAGTGCCTGGTTCCCTGCAGACCATGAATGCTTCCCTGACAAGGACACTTGGTACCAGCTCCTGACATTTTCACAGATCAAGAACAACGACACTACCATTATGTTTGGCTTTGAGACCAGACACTGCCGCAAGGAGTGTAAGAGCGACACAGCCCCACAAAGCCTGCAGCAGCAGAGTGTGGAGGTTTACGGGGCCTCTCACTGGAGTGAAGACATCCCCCGGGGGGATAACTGTACCGTTAACACACCGAAAGCCATCCGTTTCCATGGCAAGCATTCCACCTGCAGCAAACGCCCCACCCCCATGTCCACGATGAACataatagtggtggtactgttggtggtggtaccgTTGGTGGGTATACTACTGCTCATCCTGCTGTACGTGATCAAGAAGAGAGCAGCGCCTT ACGATCCAGCCAACACCACAGAGTCCGGCTAG